In the genome of Pontibacillus halophilus JSM 076056 = DSM 19796, one region contains:
- the ezrA gene encoding septation ring formation regulator EzrA — protein MEYIIGVIVIVIVGMIVGFIMRKRIYDEVDRLENWKLSIMNREVAEELAKVKSLNLSGQTQERFEAWRDEWDRILSKQLPELEEILYDAEEKADKYRFQSAKKVLGQLEQHLLEIDQSIDNMFQELETLLSSERDGREEMEEILPQIKKLRKQLLQHRHHYGKSEAHFEQQLNEIAEETNAFHEHIENGNYLEAHELVQQLKEQLDAISVQIEEFPKLFRAVKQEYPSQLDELLAGVKEMTEDDYRIEQFQYEQEITEYKELLQKDLQKLEQVELKEVREHLEELDQRIQDIYAQLEREALARSYIEKQQPILMDKMEETIESAQGTKKEVNILQTTYYLKEKDIETFLGMEQWLKKLLMQFEDIQNQIDGSEELYSSIREQMEEWETQFDKLVRQHNDYKEFLHTLRKDEWEAKEKIDEMKQDLVLIHRKLKKSNIPGVPIYLQEVLQHASNSLEQVATSLDSEPFNLSEMQEELNQAVQSVDRAKEQTNLVLDQADFAETLIQYANRYRSKNPSLAKALHDSEQAFRQYDYDRAVQQASDALERVEPGAVKRLEELEEVSIV, from the coding sequence ATGGAATACATCATAGGGGTCATCGTCATCGTGATTGTTGGCATGATTGTTGGATTTATAATGAGGAAACGAATTTATGACGAAGTAGACAGACTAGAAAATTGGAAACTATCCATCATGAATCGAGAGGTAGCAGAAGAACTAGCTAAAGTGAAAAGCTTAAACCTCTCTGGTCAGACACAAGAACGATTTGAAGCTTGGCGAGATGAGTGGGACCGTATCCTTTCCAAGCAACTCCCTGAACTTGAGGAGATTCTCTATGATGCGGAGGAGAAAGCTGATAAATACCGTTTTCAATCGGCCAAGAAAGTACTGGGTCAACTAGAGCAACATCTTCTAGAGATTGATCAATCCATCGACAATATGTTTCAAGAGCTTGAAACTCTATTAAGCTCTGAACGAGACGGTCGTGAAGAAATGGAAGAGATTCTTCCTCAAATCAAGAAGCTTCGTAAGCAGCTGCTTCAGCATCGCCATCATTACGGCAAGTCTGAAGCGCACTTCGAACAGCAATTGAATGAGATTGCTGAAGAAACAAATGCATTTCACGAACATATTGAAAACGGAAACTATTTAGAAGCTCACGAGCTTGTTCAGCAATTAAAAGAACAACTTGACGCAATCTCCGTACAAATTGAAGAGTTTCCGAAGCTATTTCGTGCAGTGAAGCAGGAGTACCCTTCTCAGCTTGATGAGCTGTTAGCGGGTGTGAAGGAAATGACGGAAGATGATTACCGCATTGAACAATTCCAATATGAGCAAGAGATTACAGAATACAAAGAGTTGCTCCAGAAAGATTTACAGAAGCTCGAACAAGTTGAACTGAAAGAGGTTCGAGAACATTTGGAAGAGCTTGACCAACGCATTCAAGACATCTACGCACAACTTGAGCGTGAAGCGTTAGCGAGAAGTTATATTGAGAAACAACAGCCTATTTTAATGGATAAGATGGAAGAAACAATTGAAAGTGCCCAAGGGACAAAGAAAGAAGTCAACATTCTTCAAACAACCTATTATTTAAAGGAGAAGGATATTGAAACGTTCTTGGGGATGGAACAATGGCTGAAGAAGCTACTTATGCAATTTGAAGACATTCAGAATCAAATTGATGGAAGTGAAGAATTGTATTCCTCCATTCGAGAACAAATGGAGGAGTGGGAGACTCAATTTGATAAGCTGGTCCGTCAGCATAATGACTATAAAGAATTTCTCCATACCCTTCGTAAAGACGAATGGGAAGCGAAAGAGAAAATAGATGAAATGAAGCAAGATTTGGTGCTCATTCATCGAAAGCTAAAGAAAAGCAACATTCCAGGAGTTCCAATTTATTTACAAGAAGTTCTACAGCATGCTTCAAATTCGCTTGAACAAGTTGCTACTTCCTTAGATTCTGAACCATTTAATCTAAGTGAGATGCAAGAGGAGTTGAATCAAGCTGTTCAGTCCGTTGATCGAGCGAAAGAACAGACGAATTTGGTGTTAGACCAAGCTGATTTCGCAGAGACACTTATTCAATATGCAAACCGCTATCGGAGTAAAAATCCTAGCCTTGCTAAAGCTTTACATGATTCCGAACAAGCTTTCCGTCAGTACGATTACGACCGTGCAGTACAACAGGCGAGTGATGCTCTAGAAAGAGTAGAGCCTGGAGCGGTCAAGCGTTTGGAAGAATTAGAGGAAGTTTCCATTGTTTAA
- the tpx gene encoding thiol peroxidase — MATVTFKENPVTLVGDEVKVGDQAPNFTVLSNSMQEVSLSDYEGSVKLISVVPSIDTGVCDAQTRKFNEEAGQLDNVKVLTISMDLPFAQRRWCGANGIEDVDTLSDHRDAYFGEAFGVLIKEMRLLTRAVFVVDSNNEIVHVEYVPEATNHPDYDAAMDAVRSAQ; from the coding sequence ATGGCAACCGTTACATTTAAAGAAAATCCAGTTACCTTAGTAGGCGATGAGGTGAAAGTTGGCGACCAAGCACCGAACTTCACTGTACTCTCAAACAGCATGCAAGAGGTATCCTTGAGCGACTATGAAGGAAGCGTTAAGCTAATTAGTGTTGTACCTTCCATTGATACAGGCGTTTGTGATGCTCAGACTCGTAAATTTAATGAAGAGGCTGGTCAATTAGACAACGTCAAAGTTCTTACAATCAGCATGGACCTGCCATTTGCTCAACGTCGCTGGTGTGGCGCGAATGGAATTGAAGATGTAGACACACTATCTGACCATCGCGATGCTTACTTCGGTGAAGCATTCGGCGTACTAATTAAGGAAATGCGCTTGCTTACTCGCGCTGTCTTCGTCGTTGATTCCAACAACGAAATTGTTCACGTTGAATACGTCCCTGAAGCAACGAATCATCCAGATTACGATGCAGCGATGGACGCTGTTCGTTCCGCGCAATAA
- a CDS encoding class I SAM-dependent methyltransferase: MEQDKIEQLYQLIDELAGKIEAATEVPYLDAITLVCDSILEDEPKEALPSELQEEVKQKISEISNIDDWTKEERRKGMQLAILKGMKGSTQQQHYITPDAVAMFMGYLIQKLLPIDGTPRLFDPVIGTANLMTAVLNQLKRDVDAYGSDVDPSLVQLGVANANLQQQDIEFFHQDSLRPFLLEPVDFVMADLPVGYYPDDVNASNYELQAQEGHSYSHHLLMEQGLNYLKDGGFGLFLIPNFLFEGDQSDQLHEFLQKHTHVFGVLQLPETMFKNEKFGKSIFIIQKKGSETTPPNQALIAQLPSFKNAKAMNDMLTQINEWFKEYLSKK; encoded by the coding sequence ATGGAACAAGATAAAATTGAACAGCTCTATCAACTCATTGATGAGTTGGCTGGGAAGATTGAAGCCGCAACTGAGGTTCCTTATTTAGATGCCATCACCCTAGTTTGTGATTCTATTTTAGAGGACGAGCCAAAAGAAGCACTTCCATCTGAATTACAGGAAGAGGTTAAGCAGAAAATAAGTGAGATCAGTAATATAGATGATTGGACGAAAGAAGAACGTCGTAAAGGGATGCAACTTGCAATCCTTAAAGGAATGAAGGGCTCTACGCAACAACAGCATTACATTACGCCAGATGCCGTAGCCATGTTCATGGGGTACTTAATTCAGAAGCTACTCCCAATTGATGGTACGCCGCGCTTATTTGACCCGGTCATTGGTACAGCCAATTTAATGACAGCTGTGTTGAACCAGTTGAAACGTGATGTAGACGCATACGGAAGCGACGTTGACCCGTCACTCGTACAACTAGGCGTTGCAAATGCGAACTTGCAACAACAGGACATTGAGTTCTTCCACCAAGACAGCTTACGTCCATTCTTACTTGAGCCAGTGGACTTTGTTATGGCAGACCTGCCTGTTGGCTATTATCCAGATGATGTAAATGCAAGTAATTATGAATTGCAGGCGCAAGAAGGGCATTCTTATTCTCATCATCTTCTTATGGAACAAGGATTGAATTACTTGAAAGATGGAGGATTTGGGCTGTTTCTAATCCCTAACTTCTTATTTGAAGGAGACCAATCAGACCAACTTCATGAGTTCCTGCAGAAGCACACGCACGTCTTTGGAGTTCTCCAGTTGCCAGAGACGATGTTCAAGAACGAGAAGTTTGGAAAGAGTATCTTTATCATTCAGAAGAAAGGTAGCGAGACAACACCGCCTAATCAAGCTTTAATCGCTCAACTGCCATCGTTTAAGAATGCAAAAGCGATGAATGATATGCTTACTCAAATTAATGAATGGTTTAAAGAGTATTTGTCAAAAAAATAA
- a CDS encoding amidohydrolase has protein sequence MGELWYGGTIYTMSREGETVESVYVKDGRIEAVGELARLEQAYKSDIHTYHNLNGSVMYPGFVDSHLHLIGHGERLRRLDLTYMTSAEEVLDAVATQAQTLKEGDWVIGEGWNENAWSHPRIIHKRELDEVVPNHPVVLKRVCRHAIVSNSEALRRARITREIDEPQGGKIERDEGGEPSGYLHDAAQELVFQAMPEVNQAYLQECIQVAVQNLHRRGLVGGHTEDLHYYGGFQKTRHAYLAEIHERNKFKAHLLVHHEELEEMTRAQLGFKEGTQYVEMGAVKLFSDGALGGRTAWLSEDYADHPGNKGVAIHSIEELERIVKKARTRSLPVAVHAIGDAAVDAVMTILEREPLQVRDRRDRIIHAQVMRPELYKRMKELEVAVDIQPTFVSSDYPWVLGRLGKERGEKSYPWKTMLDYGIKCAGGSDAPIEEVDPLLGIQAAVLRRSTKDGKVYGMEERLTAFEAVSLYTTGSAYIINEEHQRGKIAKSYEADFTVLDRDLFAIPPETIKDARVRKTVVNGDIVYDAFSQ, from the coding sequence ATGGGAGAACTTTGGTACGGTGGAACGATTTACACAATGAGCCGTGAAGGCGAAACGGTTGAGTCCGTCTATGTAAAGGATGGGAGGATTGAAGCGGTTGGGGAGTTGGCTAGGTTAGAACAAGCCTACAAGTCTGACATACACACCTATCACAACTTGAACGGAAGTGTGATGTACCCGGGCTTTGTTGATAGTCATCTACACCTTATTGGTCATGGGGAACGACTACGTAGACTAGATTTAACGTATATGACTTCAGCTGAGGAAGTTCTAGATGCGGTTGCAACCCAGGCACAAACGCTAAAAGAAGGCGATTGGGTAATTGGCGAAGGGTGGAATGAGAATGCTTGGTCGCATCCACGTATTATACATAAACGAGAATTAGATGAAGTAGTGCCAAACCATCCGGTTGTCCTTAAGCGAGTATGTCGCCATGCGATTGTTTCGAATTCAGAAGCCTTAAGACGTGCGCGTATAACGAGAGAGATAGATGAACCACAAGGTGGTAAGATTGAACGAGACGAGGGGGGAGAGCCTTCGGGATACTTGCATGATGCCGCTCAAGAGCTTGTGTTTCAAGCAATGCCAGAAGTGAATCAGGCCTATTTACAAGAGTGTATCCAAGTAGCGGTTCAGAATCTACATAGAAGAGGACTAGTTGGAGGACACACGGAAGATTTACACTATTACGGAGGTTTCCAGAAGACGAGGCACGCTTATCTCGCTGAGATTCATGAAAGAAACAAGTTTAAAGCCCATTTGCTTGTGCATCATGAGGAACTTGAAGAGATGACACGCGCTCAGTTGGGGTTTAAAGAGGGGACTCAGTATGTGGAGATGGGGGCAGTCAAACTGTTCAGTGATGGTGCATTAGGTGGGCGAACGGCTTGGCTATCTGAAGACTATGCAGACCACCCAGGGAACAAGGGTGTAGCCATTCATTCAATAGAAGAGTTAGAACGTATTGTGAAGAAAGCCCGGACACGCTCGTTGCCAGTCGCAGTGCATGCCATTGGAGATGCGGCTGTGGACGCTGTGATGACAATTCTTGAGCGAGAGCCACTTCAGGTAAGGGATAGGAGAGATCGAATCATTCATGCCCAAGTCATGAGGCCTGAATTGTATAAGCGTATGAAGGAGCTTGAGGTGGCTGTAGATATACAACCAACGTTTGTTTCCTCTGACTACCCTTGGGTACTAGGGAGGCTTGGGAAAGAGCGTGGAGAGAAGAGTTACCCATGGAAGACGATGCTAGATTACGGAATTAAATGTGCAGGCGGTTCAGATGCCCCAATTGAAGAGGTAGACCCACTCTTAGGAATCCAAGCAGCAGTTCTTCGACGATCTACAAAAGATGGGAAAGTTTACGGGATGGAAGAGCGGCTAACCGCATTTGAGGCTGTATCCCTTTACACAACTGGAAGTGCGTACATTATTAACGAAGAACATCAACGAGGAAAGATTGCTAAGTCCTATGAAGCTGATTTCACCGTATTAGACCGCGATTTGTTTGCCATCCCCCCTGAGACGATTAAAGATGCTCGGGTGAGAAAGACGGTGGTGAACGGGGATATTGTATACGATGCTTTCTCTCAATAA
- the ytfJ gene encoding GerW family sporulation protein, with product MSEHPIQGLMTTAMENLKDMIDVNTIIGDPVETPDGSTLILTVSKVGFGFAAGGTEFQTEHHRNGSSNSSQGSSSSQELPFGGGSGGGVSITPIAFLIVNKTSGVKMIHLDENTHLYERMLDLAPQAVEKIQEALSKKGQNQNNQNQQNGQGNSQYQNSNQQNGFN from the coding sequence ATGTCTGAACATCCAATTCAAGGTCTAATGACGACAGCTATGGAGAACTTAAAAGATATGATTGATGTGAACACGATTATCGGAGATCCGGTAGAGACACCTGATGGAAGCACGCTTATTCTAACTGTGTCGAAAGTCGGATTTGGGTTCGCAGCTGGTGGTACAGAATTTCAGACGGAACATCACCGAAATGGGTCATCCAATTCTTCACAAGGCTCTTCATCTAGTCAGGAGCTTCCATTTGGTGGAGGTAGCGGTGGTGGAGTTTCCATTACCCCAATTGCATTTCTTATCGTTAACAAAACAAGTGGAGTGAAAATGATTCATTTGGATGAAAATACACATTTATATGAACGTATGCTTGACTTGGCTCCGCAGGCTGTTGAGAAAATACAAGAGGCCTTGAGTAAGAAAGGGCAAAACCAAAACAATCAAAACCAACAGAACGGCCAAGGCAACAGCCAATACCAGAACTCCAATCAGCAAAACGGATTTAATTAG
- a CDS encoding cysteine desulfurase family protein — MIYFDNSATTRPFPEVLKSFHQVSERYYGNPSSIHGFGTESERLLQQSKKQAAQLLQVKSDEVVFTSGGTEGNNMAIKGVALQHQNRGKHIITTQIEHPSVIEACKALEDLGFEVTYLPVNEDGIVSVQDVQESIREDTILISVMHVNNELGSIQPIQEIGEVARKYPKLYFHVDHVQGLGKVPLNIDECGIDLCTLSSHKIHGLKGTGILFIKEKTPIFPLFHGGTQESQYRAGTENLAGIVAMVKALRLTFQNQDKAISHLERLNKRLRKGLEQLNQVHLNSPVHGAPHILNFSVPGYKPEVMIHALGEKGIYVSTKSACSSKHSDVSSILQACGHPLKRSSSALRISLSAENTENEVDIFIEEFERVLSELSKVMG; from the coding sequence ATGATTTATTTTGACAATAGCGCAACGACAAGACCGTTTCCTGAAGTGTTGAAAAGCTTTCACCAAGTTTCCGAACGGTATTATGGAAATCCTTCTTCGATTCACGGGTTCGGTACGGAGTCGGAGCGCTTGCTCCAGCAGTCTAAAAAGCAAGCCGCTCAGTTACTTCAAGTAAAGAGTGACGAAGTCGTGTTCACCTCTGGAGGGACGGAGGGGAACAATATGGCGATTAAAGGTGTTGCCCTTCAGCATCAAAATCGAGGAAAGCACATTATCACAACCCAGATTGAGCATCCTTCTGTTATAGAGGCTTGTAAGGCTTTAGAGGACTTGGGATTTGAAGTAACTTATCTTCCTGTAAATGAAGATGGAATTGTGTCAGTACAAGACGTACAAGAATCCATCCGCGAAGATACGATCTTGATTAGTGTGATGCATGTGAACAATGAGCTTGGCTCCATACAACCCATTCAAGAAATTGGAGAGGTTGCAAGAAAGTATCCTAAACTTTATTTTCATGTAGATCACGTTCAGGGACTAGGCAAAGTACCTCTTAATATAGATGAGTGCGGCATTGATTTATGTACGTTATCCAGTCATAAAATTCATGGCCTAAAAGGTACAGGTATTTTGTTTATTAAAGAGAAAACGCCTATCTTCCCGCTGTTTCACGGGGGGACACAAGAGTCTCAATATCGAGCTGGAACAGAAAATCTGGCCGGGATTGTAGCAATGGTTAAGGCGCTTCGACTCACATTTCAGAATCAAGATAAAGCTATTTCTCATCTTGAACGACTAAACAAGCGACTTCGCAAAGGGTTAGAGCAACTCAACCAAGTTCATTTAAACTCACCTGTGCATGGTGCGCCGCACATTCTCAACTTCTCTGTCCCAGGATATAAACCAGAAGTCATGATCCATGCGTTAGGGGAAAAGGGGATTTATGTATCAACGAAGTCTGCTTGTTCATCCAAGCATTCGGATGTCAGTTCCATCCTTCAAGCTTGTGGACATCCTTTAAAACGTTCTTCCTCCGCGCTACGCATTAGTCTGTCTGCTGAGAACACAGAGAACGAAGTGGATATATTTATAGAAGAATTTGAACGCGTCTTATCGGAATTAAGTAAAGTAATGGGGTAG
- a CDS encoding DUF2953 domain-containing protein: MWWTIGILVALICIIVLFLRAKLHITFLFVHHDDRDFIRIKGKFLTFIRFKKEIPLLELDKSDFSIKTREKTEAGHQSKEDKKSYNPSEIWNGIRRFNDFVKDVIGLHTIIRRFIRKIHVDSLTWDSHIGAGDASATGFLTGVAWGVKGSIVGTIANATTMHASPSLTLVPHYQMKISKTRFQCMFSFRIGQAIYALLQIARNMQHIRPNLKKKTAQVGG, from the coding sequence ATGTGGTGGACTATTGGAATTTTAGTTGCTCTCATTTGTATAATTGTCCTCTTCCTTCGTGCGAAGCTTCATATCACCTTCCTGTTTGTGCATCATGACGACCGAGATTTCATTCGCATCAAAGGGAAGTTCCTAACTTTCATTCGATTTAAGAAGGAGATTCCGCTTTTAGAGCTAGACAAATCTGATTTCTCAATTAAGACACGAGAAAAAACGGAAGCTGGGCACCAATCTAAAGAAGACAAGAAATCATACAATCCTTCAGAAATTTGGAACGGGATTAGACGGTTCAACGATTTCGTCAAAGATGTTATTGGGTTACATACCATTATTAGAAGGTTTATTAGAAAGATTCATGTAGATTCCCTAACGTGGGATTCACATATTGGCGCGGGAGATGCAAGCGCAACTGGCTTTCTTACAGGGGTAGCATGGGGCGTTAAAGGAAGTATTGTTGGAACAATAGCCAATGCGACAACCATGCATGCGTCTCCCTCCCTAACACTCGTGCCTCACTATCAAATGAAAATATCAAAGACGAGGTTTCAGTGTATGTTCTCTTTCCGCATTGGGCAAGCTATTTACGCACTGTTGCAAATCGCTCGGAATATGCAACACATTCGACCGAATTTGAAAAAGAAAACAGCACAAGTAGGAGGATAA
- the thiI gene encoding tRNA uracil 4-sulfurtransferase ThiI, producing the protein MEFNHILVRYGELALKGKNKKQFVDRLHENVRRKLVHFPNTKIVRNHDRMYIELNGEDPDAVLDKCKEVFGIQSFSLAMKVDSEEQAIKDAAVKVIASEPSVKTFKVTTKRVKKNFPIGSQDFNRELGGYILRNVEGLNVDVHNPDMDLHIEIRGEGTYITSKKIKGAGGLPVGTTGKSLLLLSGGIDSPVAGHLAMKRGVEVEAIHFHSPPYTSDRAKEKVLNLAKQLTKYGAKVKVHIVPFTKLQQTMYREIPDGYGMTAMRRMMLRISERVAEKEGILSLTTGESLGQVASQTMESMSAINEVTNYPIIRPLIAMDKLEIIDISKEIGTYETSIEPFEDCCTVFVPNQPKTKPDREKIKQYEASVDYSAEIEETIAGITTVTFKEEDLYQSEFDDLL; encoded by the coding sequence ATGGAATTTAATCATATACTCGTCCGCTACGGGGAATTAGCGCTAAAAGGAAAAAATAAAAAACAATTTGTCGACCGTCTTCATGAAAATGTTCGCCGCAAGCTCGTCCATTTTCCAAATACGAAGATTGTCCGCAATCACGACCGTATGTATATTGAATTGAACGGAGAAGACCCAGATGCAGTGCTTGATAAATGTAAAGAAGTATTTGGAATCCAATCCTTTAGTTTGGCGATGAAAGTTGACAGTGAAGAGCAAGCTATTAAAGATGCTGCCGTAAAGGTTATAGCGTCTGAACCATCAGTTAAAACGTTTAAAGTAACGACAAAGCGCGTTAAGAAGAATTTCCCAATTGGTTCACAAGATTTCAACCGTGAATTAGGTGGGTATATCCTAAGAAATGTAGAAGGATTGAATGTCGATGTACACAATCCGGATATGGACTTGCACATTGAAATCCGCGGAGAGGGAACTTACATCACCTCTAAGAAGATTAAAGGAGCTGGTGGTCTCCCAGTCGGCACAACTGGAAAGAGCCTGTTGCTTCTTTCAGGAGGGATTGATAGTCCGGTTGCTGGACATCTAGCCATGAAACGAGGAGTTGAGGTCGAAGCTATCCACTTCCACTCTCCTCCTTATACGAGTGACCGCGCTAAAGAGAAGGTACTAAACCTTGCAAAGCAGCTCACAAAGTACGGGGCTAAAGTGAAAGTTCATATTGTCCCATTTACTAAACTACAGCAAACGATGTACCGAGAAATTCCGGATGGCTATGGAATGACTGCTATGCGTCGAATGATGCTTCGAATCAGTGAGCGTGTAGCGGAGAAAGAAGGAATCTTATCTCTGACAACAGGAGAGAGTCTTGGGCAGGTAGCGAGTCAGACAATGGAGAGTATGAGTGCCATCAACGAAGTGACGAATTATCCAATCATTCGTCCTCTAATTGCAATGGATAAACTCGAAATTATCGACATTTCCAAGGAAATAGGAACGTATGAAACGTCGATTGAGCCATTCGAGGATTGCTGTACAGTCTTTGTACCAAATCAGCCCAAGACCAAACCAGACCGAGAGAAAATCAAACAATATGAAGCGAGCGTGGATTATTCTGCAGAAATTGAAGAAACTATTGCAGGGATTACGACGGTCACTTTCAAAGAAGAAGATTTGTATCAAAGTGAATTTGACGACTTGCTCTAA
- a CDS encoding alpha/beta-type small acid-soluble spore protein yields MAYNNSNELVVPGVQQALDQMKYEIAQEFGVQLGPDSTARQNGSVGGEITKRLVQMAEQQYSGQGQY; encoded by the coding sequence ATGGCTTACAATAACTCCAACGAGCTTGTCGTTCCTGGTGTACAACAAGCTTTAGATCAAATGAAATACGAGATCGCTCAAGAGTTCGGCGTTCAACTTGGACCAGACTCTACAGCTCGCCAAAACGGCTCTGTAGGTGGCGAAATCACGAAACGTCTTGTCCAAATGGCTGAGCAACAGTACAGCGGTCAAGGTCAATACTAA
- a CDS encoding acetate kinase gives MSKILAVNTGSSSLKFQLINMPDEEVITKGVVERIGLNDAIFTIEYNGEKDKTVTEIPDHKVAVDLLIDALTLRNIVESLDEIDGVGHRIVHGGEKFDDSVIITEEVLQEIENLAELAPLHNPAHLVGIRAFQEKLPNVPGVVVFDTAFHQSMPKSSYLYSVPYEYYEDYGIRKYGFHGTSHKYVSQRAAEMLNRPLDQLRILSCHIGAGASIAAIDGGKSIDTSMGFTPLAGVTMGTRSGNIDPALIPYIMQKTGKTAEEVIEVLNKESGLLALSGESSDLREIIEMANNGDERAEVALEVFAGRIHKYIGSYAARMHGVDAIVFTAGVGENSIPIRERVLRGLEFMGVYWDPSLNQVMGEEAFINYPHSPVKVMVVPTNEEVMIARDTVRLIQP, from the coding sequence TTGAGCAAAATTTTAGCGGTTAATACAGGTAGTTCTTCACTGAAGTTTCAGCTGATCAACATGCCTGATGAAGAAGTAATCACAAAAGGTGTGGTAGAACGCATTGGATTAAACGATGCGATCTTCACGATTGAATACAATGGTGAAAAAGACAAGACAGTAACAGAGATCCCAGATCATAAAGTAGCGGTAGACCTTCTTATTGATGCATTGACTCTACGTAACATCGTAGAATCATTAGATGAAATTGATGGTGTCGGCCACCGTATCGTACACGGCGGAGAGAAGTTCGATGACTCTGTTATCATCACTGAAGAAGTGCTTCAAGAAATTGAAAACTTAGCGGAGCTTGCTCCACTTCACAACCCGGCACACTTGGTGGGAATTCGTGCGTTCCAAGAGAAGTTACCGAACGTACCAGGGGTTGTCGTATTTGATACGGCGTTCCACCAATCTATGCCGAAATCTTCTTATCTTTACAGTGTTCCTTATGAGTATTATGAAGATTACGGAATTCGTAAATACGGTTTCCACGGTACATCTCACAAATACGTTTCCCAACGTGCAGCTGAGATGTTAAACCGTCCACTAGACCAACTACGAATTCTTTCTTGCCACATTGGCGCAGGTGCAAGTATTGCAGCTATCGACGGCGGCAAATCCATTGATACTTCTATGGGCTTTACACCTCTAGCTGGTGTAACAATGGGAACTCGTTCTGGTAACATTGACCCTGCATTGATTCCATACATCATGCAGAAGACTGGTAAAACAGCTGAAGAAGTTATCGAAGTCTTGAACAAAGAAAGTGGTCTATTGGCGCTGTCTGGTGAATCCAGTGACCTTCGTGAAATCATTGAAATGGCGAACAACGGTGATGAGCGCGCAGAAGTAGCACTTGAAGTATTTGCAGGCCGTATCCACAAATACATCGGTTCCTACGCTGCCCGCATGCACGGAGTTGACGCCATCGTCTTTACAGCAGGTGTAGGCGAGAACAGTATTCCAATCCGCGAACGTGTACTACGTGGACTAGAATTCATGGGCGTTTACTGGGACCCTTCCTTGAACCAAGTAATGGGTGAAGAAGCGTTCATTAACTACCCTCATTCCCCAGTTAAAGTCATGGTCGTTCCTACGAACGAAGAAGTAATGATTGCTCGTGATACCGTACGTTTGATCCAGCCTTAA
- a CDS encoding NAD kinase translates to MEQRRNLYFYYHPSEELEQQLMPLYDIARESGFEIVHHSSDANIIIAIGGDGTFLQAVRKTGFRDDVLYTGITTSEEQSGLYCDFNLDQFDEMIDSMQHAPLEVRRFPTIEMNVNHESSFLCLNEMSLRSSLIKTIAMDVYIDDTYFETFRGDGLIVSTPTGSTGYNKSSRGAVVDPKLPCFQVTELASLNSNRYRTLGSSFILGGERELTLKIIQDGNDYPIIGADNEALPVRNVETVHVRLAETRIKTVKLKDNSYWDRVKRTFL, encoded by the coding sequence ATGGAACAACGGAGAAATTTATATTTTTACTATCACCCATCAGAAGAATTAGAACAGCAGCTAATGCCTCTATATGACATCGCAAGAGAGAGCGGCTTTGAAATTGTCCACCATTCAAGCGATGCGAACATCATTATTGCCATTGGGGGAGACGGTACGTTTCTTCAAGCGGTACGTAAAACAGGATTCCGTGATGATGTCTTGTATACAGGTATAACCACCTCTGAAGAACAATCCGGCCTATACTGCGACTTTAACTTAGATCAATTCGACGAAATGATTGACTCGATGCAGCATGCACCATTAGAGGTTAGGCGTTTCCCAACTATTGAAATGAACGTAAATCACGAATCCTCATTTCTATGCTTGAACGAGATGAGTCTTCGTTCTTCTCTTATTAAGACGATTGCAATGGACGTATACATTGACGATACGTATTTTGAGACATTTCGAGGCGATGGATTAATTGTTTCTACCCCAACTGGAAGTACCGGTTACAATAAGTCCAGCCGTGGCGCTGTTGTAGATCCGAAACTTCCTTGTTTCCAAGTAACTGAGCTTGCCTCATTGAACAGCAATCGTTATCGTACGTTAGGGTCTTCCTTCATTCTAGGTGGTGAACGGGAGTTAACGCTTAAGATTATTCAGGATGGAAATGATTATCCGATTATCGGTGCTGATAACGAAGCATTACCAGTGAGAAACGTGGAGACTGTTCACGTTCGTTTAGCTGAGACAAGAATCAAGACTGTAAAACTAAAAGATAACTCCTACTGGGATCGAGTAAAACGTACATTCCTATAA